The nucleotide window GAAATGTAACTGCAAATATGACGGGCACCGCATCTGGGTGCACAACTGCCACATCGGTAGGTGACGGGCGGCCGGGGAGGGAGGAGATCTGGGTGCACAACTGCCACATCGGTAGGTGACGGGTGgccggggagggaggaggaggagaaagcctTCATTGCCCAAGTGGCTTCTGCACCTCCCCACCATTCCCTAGGATGGGCACGTGTTCCTGCCGCTGCAGGGAGCCAGCCCCTCACAGTGCCCCTCTACTCTGCAGGGAGCCAGCCCCTCACAGCGCCCCTCTACTCTGCAGGGAGCCAGCCCCTCACAGTGCCCCTCTACTCTGCAGGGAGCCAGCCCCTCACAGTGCCCCTCTACTCTGAAGGGAGCCAGCCCCTCACAGTGCCCCTCACAGTGCCCCTCTACTCTGCAGGGAGCCAGCCCCTCACAGTGCCCCTCTACTCTGCAGGGAGCCAGCCCCTCACAGTGCCCCTCACTCTGCAGGGAGCCAGCCCCTCACAGTGCCCCTCACAGTGCCCCTCTACTCTGCAGGCGATGCCTTCAGTGAAGAAGCCAACAGGAAGTTTGAGCGCTACCCTGGCCAGAGTAGCAACCAGATCGTCTGAAATGCCACCACCTTTTCAGCAAACCACCACTGGCCCCTCAGTGGCAGGGGTCTGAGGCTGCCATTACCTCAGGAGCTTACCACAAGAACCCCTGATGTCAGCAGGCCCATTACACTCATCCACCTATGCTCTACGGATGATGAACTGTTGAACAAAAGTTGGTGCCTCCCTTCCTGGGTCGGCTGTCAGTACCTTTGGCCAGCCATGGAGAATCAGCCAACAGACCCATCGACAGACAGAACACACCACAAAGAACTGCCCCACACGGGATGGGGAGGTCAGGAAGGTCAGCTCCCACAGCTCTGCTAAGTTCTCCTAAGTACTGCTTTACCTCTGGCCTTTTGGTGGGGGAAAAGATCCAGCCCCCAGTTTTGACTGAAACATGTTGctagatataattttattttatataaaatgtgtTCTTCAGAGCCCAGGATTGGTGCTGGTGTTTAGAGGAACCTGCCCTCTATAAGTCCATTGACTCCTCGACCAAGGTGCACTCAGAACCTAGGCGaggaaggcaagaaggaaatcagagTAGGAGCTTCATACTCTTGCTAGTCCAGTCATTCTGTGACCTCAGGGGTCACATACAAGGTCAGTGTTTCTGATCCCCGCCGGATCCGCACTGCCAGCTGGGATTGGGTTCTAACAGCCTCGTAAACATCTTCAGCATTTTGTACCATTTTCTCCCCAATGGCCAAGATCACGTCACCAGGCCGCAGACCAGCCCTGTGGAGGATGAACAGGGCAAGGAAGGAGGAGACAGCTAAGCTCAAGGATACATGCACCCCCCTCCGCCCCACCTCACAGAGCAGGCTTTCCATCACCTGTGTGCGGGGGAGCCCAGGATAACTTTATGGATGAGGACACCGTGCTGAACATCAGGAAAGCTTGGTTCTCGGAGCTGTAGTTCAGCAAGGATGCTGAAAGGGTACAGACCGCCCCATTAGCTACGCCAGGCCCGCTCTCATCTTGACAGTCCACTTTTTACCTTCTAGTGTTTAGGAAGTGGAACAGACACACGAAAGACAGCTAACTCCAAATGATATGCAACGTCGAATCAACTGCACTTTTGTCATTCTGGACTTCTactttgtttctcaagacagacTCTGCTGTCTGTGCagcagccccagctgtcctggaacttgcttcatagaccaggctggccttgaactcacagagacccacctgcctctgcctcccaagtgttggattaaaggcgtgcgccaccatgcccagtcctgGAATTCTACTTTAAGGAAAGGGTAGAACTTAAGCTGAGCCTAAAAGGATGGATCCTATTAATCATATGGAATAAGAAGGTATTAAGACAgaagtgagccgggcggtggtggcgcacgcctttagtcccagcactcgggaggcagagccaggcggatctctgtgagttcgaggccagcctggactaccaagtgagatccaggaaaggcgcaaagctacacagagaaaccctgtctcaaaaaaccaaaaaaaaaaaaaaaaaaaaaaagacagaagtgaagctggtcagtggtggcacgcaccttgaattccagcactagagaggcagaggcaggcggatctctgtgaattcaaggccagcctggtctacagcgagtttcagggcagctaaggctatacagagaaaccctgtctcgaaaaaccaaaaacaaacaaaaaaaaaagacatagaaatGGAAAAATCCAAGTAGTCCTGAAGAAGCAACAAGGCAGGTCCTACAAGTCTAGGAGGTGATTAGAGATCGGTGGAAATGTCCTTTAATGCTAGGTCAACGAAGTCTCTAAGTCACAGCAGTGACATGATGCCATCCATCTAGTGAAAAGGTACAGGATGCAGCAGGGTGAAAAAGTTGTGACAACAGCTCATCTTAGAGAAGgacagacatgcaagcaaaacccGTAACAGAGCGCAGCCGTGAAGCACAGAGACACCTGTGGTCCTACCTACCATGACCCTAACACACCTGGGAGTCAAAGTCAGCATCATCACTCCGATGTAGCGGCGCTGGGACCCACTGATTCCAAACCAGGAATCTGTAGAAAGAGGACAGAGGGGTCCACCTAGCCACAGCCCTATCCCTTACCTCCTACCAGCAGAGCCCTCTCCAGCAAGCTACAGCGAATGCCCTTCCCCCGGTCCCATCCTCCATTTTAAGGGACCCCCTTCCCCAGAAAGAAAGGCTCACTTTTCTTTTCCCCGCGATGCAGAAACTCCCTAAGGCGATCAGAAGGGATGGCAAAGGAGATTCCCGCTGTCACCTTCATGGTGTTCACTCCAATCACCTCCCCATCCTGCGGGGACACAGCCCTCTGTCCCCTAGCCCACACACACGGCACAGTAGCAAGGACTTGGGGGCAGGGGTCTGGATACCAGGGAGATAAACAAGTAACTACAGAAACTTAACTGAAAATCCTTGAATGACAGAAAAACCCACCCTTCCCACACTGAACCCGGGGTATGGATTCTTAGAACGTGGATGGCACTTACCAGGTTAACCAGGGGACCGCCAGAATTTCCAAACTGTGggagaagatgaaagaaaacatcaaagaaGTCTAGAATTCTATGTCTCTCGGAATTCTATGACTGTAGGCATAACCAGGGTGTAAGGAAAATTTTCAGATTCTGTTCCCAGCCCATGAACTAGAGTAGCTGCATTCTGCAGCCCAAACCCTACTACAGGCCCAGCCACCACACCAGATAGCTGTCCTCCCCAACTCCAACCTAGCTccaaatttctcttctatcaggacgCACATCGATAGCTGCGTCGGTCTGAATGTATTCCACGTTGTTCTGCGGGAGTCCCAGGTCCCTGGCTGGACGCTGAGCAGAGCTGACAATGCCGGACGTGATCGTGTTCTGCAGCGCAAAGGGACTTCCCATGGCAACAACAAACTCCCCTTGCCGGACATCAGCAGAGCGGCCGAGGGGCAGTGTGGGAAGAGGCTCCTTAAGGGAAATGAGTACACCCAAACCGGTCATTTTAAGAAGCGAGCAAGGAAACAGCTGCCATCAGATCTGGCCTACTCCATTCCCACCTTGGTTGGAATCCTCAGCGTGGCAATGTCTGCTACAGGATCCACAGCCGTGACGACGGCCTCGTAAGTGTCTCCGCTAGGCAGCCTCACTCGCACCCGGCGCCGATCAGCCACCACGTGGGCGTTGGTAACGATGAGCCCATCTGAAGCCACTACGAATCCTGAACCATTTGAGATGGGGACTTCACGGCCAGAGAAAGGGTGCCTGGGACGGGGGGGAAAGCACCGATTACACTACCCTGCAGCTTCCACCCCATCCTGCTCACTTGCCTTAGGGCAGTCGGTTTCAACACCTCCCGGCCAGCTTCACCATTACCGATCCAGGATTTCGATATAGACCACAGCAGGGGCTGTCTTCTCCACCACATCTGCGATGAAATTGTACTGGCTCCGGGGAGAGTTGGGTGGCGGAGCGGGAACAGCGGCCAGCACCGCGGGAGAACCCCGCCCCCAGCCCCACAAGAGCAGCAATATTGCTCCCCCTGCGCCCACCGCCACCGCCAGCCATTCGCGCCAACGGGTTCCAGAGCTCCTGCAGGCCTCCTGGGTACTAGAGCCTGGAGTCCCCACGGTCCGCGGTGCCCAGAGATCCGGGGTCCCAGGCGTCAGACACGCCCGTGATGCAAGGACCCCCACAGGCACCCGCGCCGGGAGGCTGGGGGTCCCATAAGCTATCCGGGCTTGAGGGTCAGGAGTCCCTGACGTCAGCAGAGCCCGGACATCAGGGGTTAACAGGGGGCCCTTCCCCCAGAAGATGCCCCCCAAAGCCCGCCATGCCCGAAGGCTCCTGCCTGCACCCCGCCCCGCCTTCAGCGCAGCCATCAGCTCCGCCTCGGCTCTCTCCTTGCCCGCCCTACTCAGAGGCGGTGCCCTAGAACCCAACAAACCGACTGGGAGAAGCGAGGCACGCCGGTATCTGTCCAGTACATGTCGGGAATTGTAGTCCATTCAGGACGCGCTCGCTTGGGcgtacacacacgcgcgcacgcgcgcgaaccccctccccccacccacccacccccgcacacacacactctccaacTTTCCCCCGGGCCGCAAGGCATGCTGGGAGCGCTAGCCCTTCCGGGGCGCCTCCGGACCTCGGCTTCTGGCCTCCCCGCGGAGGCCCCGAAGACTCCGCCTTCCCAGGAGCCCCTGCGGCCCTGCGAAGATGGCGGCGACGGCGGCCCTGCTCTCCTGAGGCGGCTGCGATGGAACCTCCCCCAGCTCCGGGGCCGGAGCGGCTCTTTGACTCGCACCGGTAAGCGCGGCGGAGGGAAGAGACCGGTCAGCGCGTCCTCTCGGCTCCGGCGCCTGATCGCGTCGCCTCTCGCCGCAGGCTCCCGAGTGACGGCTTCCTGCTGCTGGCGCTGCTGCTCTACGCTCCggtcggcctctgcctcctggtcctGCGCCTCTTCCTAGGGCTCCACGTCTTCCTGGTCAGCTGTGCTCTGCCTGACAGCGTCCTCCGCAGGTGCGGGCTGCGGTGCCTGGGGAGCACCGGGGCTGGGCCCGGCTCGGGAACGCACCGTCACCGCCGCCTGTGTCCCCAGGTTCGTGGTCCGGACCATGTGTGCGGTACTGGGGCTCGTGGCCCGGCAGGAGGACTCCGGACTCCGGGATCACCGCGTCAGGGTCCTCATTTCCAACCATGTCACACCTTTTGACCACAACATGGTCAATCTGCTCACCACCTGTAGCACCGTGAGTGGGGGCGAGGCCGAGAGCGCCACCGGGTGGCTCCCTGGGCCCGAGCTCAGTGCTCAACTTCACCCATTAGGGTTCTCTCGGGGAACACCCGATCCTTTTCCCTCGCCCCATAAACACCACCCCACGCGTCACCtttttcttgtctctcttttttgttttttgacgtTTCCccccattcttttcttcttgcctTTTTCTCCTCCCTGCTCTCAGCCTCTACTCAACAGTCCCCCCAGCTTTGTGTGCTGGTCTCGGGGCTTCATGGAGATGGATAGGCGGGTGGAGTTGGTGGAGTCACTCAAGAAATTCTGTGCTTCCACGAGGCTCCCGCCCACACCCCTGCTGCTCTTCCCCGAGGAAGAGGCCACCAATGGCCGAGAGGGGTTGTTGCGTTTCAGGTGGGTAAGGACAGGGATCCGGCTCCAGTTGAGCGGGTTGTCAAGCTCCTGGGTAAACCTGCCCTCGTTCATTTCCACTTTTAGTCCTGCCCCTGAATTTCCTAATTCCCTGGTTACCTGCTTAGGTAGTTGGACAGTTTCTTTAAGTCGGGTATGAGTTGTTGGTTGGGCTACGCTggactccctcctctctctctcttagttcGTGGCCGTTTTCTATCCAGGACGTGGTACAGCCTCTTACACTGCAAGTTcagaggcccctggtctctgtgGTGAGTGCATGCTGGACAGGGGATCTCTGGGGAAGCCACCTCTGACCCTGGCTTAGGCCTCACTTCATGCCCTCCCCTCAGACGGTGTCAGATGCCTCCTGGGTCTCAGAACTGCTGTGGTCACTTTTCGTCCCCTTCACGGTGTATCAAGTAAGGTACTAATTGTCTTCAGTTTTTGGTGGCTGGGAAGATGCTCACTTCAGGGTCAAGGAAGTAGTGGCCTCTGCCCTGCCTGTCTGTGGACTTGTTAATGTCAGAGTTCCACCACAGAGGCAACGCTTATCTACCACCTCCCCCCTTGTCACTCCCGTCCCGTGTGAATGGGGAAGGGACGACACCCTTCGTCCTGGTGCCTTGCTAGGGTAGTGCTCTGTTTTCTGCAGGTGGCTTCATCCTGTTCATCGGCAGCCGGGGGAGGAGCATGAGGAGTTTGCTCGCCGTGTACAGCAGGTGGGAGTGAACTCGGGCATGGTGGAGGTGGGGCCCTCTTCAGGGGACTCGGGCATGATGGAGGTGGGGTCCCCTTCAGGGGACACGGGCATGGTGGAGGTGGGGCCCTCTTCAGGGGACACGGGCATGGTGGAGGTGGGGCATGGTGGAGGTGGGGTCCCCTTCAGGGGACTCGGGCATGGTGGAGGTGGGGCCCCTCTTCAGGGGACTCGGGCATGGTGGAGGTGGGGTCCTCTTCTGGGGACACGGGCATGGTGGAGGTGGGGCCCCTCTTCAGGGTACATTGGCATGGTGGAGGTGGggcatggtggaggtgggcccTCTTCAGGGGACACGGGCATGGTGGAGGTGGGGTCCCTCTTCAGGGGACTCGGGCATGGTGGAGGTGGGGTCCTCTTCTGGGGACTCGGGCATGGTGGAGGTGGGGCCcctctttgggggtggggagaaggccTGGAGTGGCTACAGTTACCTTTCCATTCTCCCTAGCTGGTGGCCAAGGAACTGGGCCAGACAGGGACACGGCTCACTCCGGCAGACAAAGCCGAACACATGAAGCGACAGAGACACCCCAGAGTGCGCCCCCAGTCAGGTGTGCGCCTCTGTGTTCAGAGACGTTTGCTTCGGGTGGTGTGACTTACTGTGCTTGTCAGCTGCTCTCCTAGTCTCCACTCACCTGCTGCTTTTTCTTCAACAGCACAGTCgtctttcccctctcctcccagcccttctTCTGATGGGCAGCTGACTACTCTGGCTCAGAGCGTCAAGGAGGTTTTACCCCATGTGCCATTGAGTGTCATCCAGAGAGACCTGGGTATGGGAAAGGGTAGTTCCACAGAAcgacacacacaggaaaaagtggGGTGTGACAGAGAGGGTGTGCAGGAAATGGACACTCTGctcctctcttcccagccagGACTGGGTGTGTAGACTTGACCATCACGAATCTGCTTGAGGGGGCTGTGGCTTTCATGCCTGAAGATGTCACTGAGGGAACTCAGTCCCTGTCCACAGCCTCTGCCCCAAAGGTGAGAGCCACGAGTAGTCAAGGCCAAGACTTAGGGTAGGTCGGGGCAGTCTCTTTGCGCCCTCTCCCTTACTCTCTCTTTAATGTTGAGACCCTAGCACAGTGCCTCTCTTACAAAGTAGGCATTCGATGGGTGTTTAATGATGATGACTTCGCAAGCCCTCTGACATTGTGATCACCTCAGTTCCCCAGCTCTGGCCTGGTGACCCCTCAGCCCACAGCCCTAACATTTGCCAAGTCTTCCTGGGCCCGTCAGGAGAGCCTGCAGGAGCGCAAGCAGGCACTGTATGAATATGCAAGAAGGTGAGGGGGTGAGGACCATGTGCAGGAAGGAGCAAGTTGGAGAAGGGCCTGAGGAAGCTGATACGACAAAGCCTACACACTGTCTCTCCCCATGTCCCACAGGAGATTCAGAGAGAGACAGGCCCAGGAGGCTGACTGAGCCCAAAGGAACAGGATGGTACCCAGAGCCGCAGGACGGAGACTGGGGGCAGCCCTCACCCAGCTCACAACAGGCCGGATGAGTGGGTGGTAAAAAGGGAGGGATGGAGCTCCCCCAATGTCACATTAAATTCAGGGTTTTCACTCAAGGTCTCTGTTGCCTCTCTGGgttccttttcttcagttgaagaATATATGGGTGAGGATGGTCAGAATGAAACTGAAATTATCTCATGCTAAACTGAAGACAACTGGATCCCAGCTTGGCTATATTGGGAGGCTATCACTGTAAAACTACAAGTCCCAGAATGCATTTCATGAGTACAGTCCTGTCCGGTTCACACATGCTCAGTGTGGTAGCAGGAGCCGGCTTTCCATGGCTTCCTAGCAAAGTTAACCAAGGTGGAGCAAAAAAGCTCCACCCCCAAAACCAAGCTCTGGGATTGGAGTTGGAGCTTAGCCTCAGGGTGGGGCCAGAATTTACCTTTGTACTCCAGGCAGGTCTGGGTTGGTGGTGCCTGGCTGGGTGTGTCCAGAACTGGCTGCCATCCTGACACGTCTCTGAGCTGCTGGCAGGTTTGAATCCAGGATCCTTATGGCCCTGCTGTCCCACTCTCTCTTTCCCAAATTTTACTTTTTCTCCCTCTTGGGTCCTTCCCACAGATTACTATGCTTCATGTAACTCCTGCCGCTCACAAGGGCCCCTTTGCTGGTCACAAGATCTTTCCTGCCCAACTACAAGCAGGGTAAAAGTCCACTTGTGATGGCCCCTTAGAAACACCCTGCCCTGTTTCCTGGCAAGCAAGTACTGCTGGGAAGGATGGACCCCAAGGCATTATCCTCCGAGGGTTGAGGTTGGGGATCAAGCTGAGATGGGAATTTGGTATCAGTCTCCAGATCTGAGGCCTTACTGGCTGCCCTGCTTTCCGTAGGTTCTATGGACAGCCACCATGGCCTCTGGGCTGGCAGAAGAGTCTGAACCAAGTCTTGGGGAGTCTGAGCTGGCTGTGAACCCCTTTGATGggctccccttctcttcctgttaCTATGAGCTGCTTGAGCAGCGCAGAGCCTTGCCCATCTGGGCTGCTCGCTTCCTGTTCTTGGAGCACTTGGAGAGCAGCCCCACGGGAGTGGTGCTGGTGTCTGGGGAGCCTGGCTCTGGCAAGAGCACCCAGGTGGAGGAAGATCTGGGAGCGGACAGAGGGCGGGGTTAATGTGCCTTTTCCCGGGTAAAGAGTGGGCATGTGGGAGAGGTGAGCAAGTGAGAAATGAAGATGGACGTGGCTGACCTGGGGTGGTAGAGGTTCAGGAATCCCAGTTCCAATGGCCATAGTTCCTGCGCACTTCTGTCTCAAGTCCTCCAGTCCCCTGACCAgtgccctccctctccccactccaGATTCCTCAGTGGTGTGCAGAGTTTGCACTGGCCAGGGGGTTCCAGCTGGGCCAGGTTACTGTTACTCAGCCCTACCCGCTAGCAGCCGTGAGCCTGGCTTCAAGGGTGGCTGATGAGATGGACCTGACCCTGGGTCATGAGATTGGATACAGCATCCCTCAGGAAGACTGCACTGGGCCCAACACCATGCTCAGGTGGGCCATTTGCAGTCTCATTCCCTTTACTGATGGAAACAAGCCTAGCTGTCTAGCACCTTCCCATACCCTCAGCTTAACTGCCCTTGAGTCATGCACAGTGCATACCTCACCTTCACCACAAGATACAGGTTATAGTGTGTGAACCAACCACCCTCAGCAAAGATGTAGGTTCACACTTAGTGGTCCACAGGCTTAGGAAGTCCATGACAACATCTTTTTCTGACCTTCAATATCAAAACCGAGGCACATTGAGGGAAAATACCTGGATTTGGGTCTGCTCAGTGTCCCACACTGACTCCCTGCCCACTACCAATGTCGACAGGTTCTGCTGGGACAGGCTGCTTCTGCAGGAAGTAGCCTCCACCAGGGGCCCTGGCGCCTGGACTGTGCTGATACTGGATGAGGCTCAGGAGCGGTCAGTGGCCTCAGATTTACTGCAGGGCCTCCTGCGAGACACCAGACTGAGAAACCTTCCAGGGGATCGCAGAGTGGTTGTGGTTACTGACCCAGCCCTTGAACCCAAACTCCAAGCTTTCTGGGGCAGTTCTCCTATTGTGCGTGTACCCAGAGAGCCTGGTGGAAATCCCACTCTTGTCTACAGGGACACTGTCCCTACTGACCTAGTGGAAGCTGCCTGCCAAGCGGTGCTTGAGCTGTGTCAGCGGGAAGAGGCACCAGGGGATGTGCTGGTGTACCTGCCCAGTGAGGaggtaaacaaaattaaaaagtggATTATGGGAAGCATTCCTA belongs to Peromyscus eremicus chromosome 3, PerEre_H2_v1, whole genome shotgun sequence and includes:
- the Aup1 gene encoding lipid droplet-regulating VLDL assembly factor AUP1 isoform X3 produces the protein MEPPPAPGPERLFDSHRLPSDGFLLLALLLYAPVGLCLLVLRLFLGLHVFLVSCALPDSVLRRFVVRTMCAVLGLVARQEDSGLRDHRVRVLISNHVTPFDHNMVNLLTTCSTPLLNSPPSFVCWSRGFMEMDRRVELVESLKKFCASTRLPPTPLLLFPEEEATNGREGLLRFSSWPFSIQDVVQPLTLQVQRPLVSVTVSDASWVSELLWSLFVPFTVYQVRWLHPVHRQPGEEHEEFARRVQQLVAKELGQTGTRLTPADKAEHMKRQRHPRVRPQSAQSSFPSPPSPSSDGQLTTLAQSVKEVLPHVPLSVIQRDLARTGCVDLTITNLLEGAVAFMPEDVTEGTQSLSTASAPKAFDGCLMMMTSQAL
- the Htra2 gene encoding serine protease HTRA2, mitochondrial, whose product is MDYNSRHVLDRYRRASLLPVGLLGSRAPPLSRAGKERAEAELMAALKAGRGAGRSLRAWRALGGIFWGKGPLLTPDVRALLTSGTPDPQARIAYGTPSLPARVPVGVLASRACLTPGTPDLWAPRTVGTPGSSTQEACRSSGTRWREWLAVAVGAGGAILLLLWGWGRGSPAVLAAVPAPPPNSPRSQYNFIADVVEKTAPAVVYIEILDRHPFSGREVPISNGSGFVVASDGLIVTNAHVVADRRRVRVRLPSGDTYEAVVTAVDPVADIATLRIPTKEPLPTLPLGRSADVRQGEFVVAMGSPFALQNTITSGIVSSAQRPARDLGLPQNNVEYIQTDAAIDFGNSGGPLVNLDGEVIGVNTMKVTAGISFAIPSDRLREFLHRGEKKNSWFGISGSQRRYIGVMMLTLTPSILAELQLREPSFPDVQHGVLIHKVILGSPAHRAGLRPGDVILAIGEKMVQNAEDVYEAVRTQSQLAVRIRRGSETLTLYVTPEVTE
- the Aup1 gene encoding lipid droplet-regulating VLDL assembly factor AUP1 isoform X1, with protein sequence MEPPPAPGPERLFDSHRLPSDGFLLLALLLYAPVGLCLLVLRLFLGLHVFLVSCALPDSVLRRFVVRTMCAVLGLVARQEDSGLRDHRVRVLISNHVTPFDHNMVNLLTTCSTPLLNSPPSFVCWSRGFMEMDRRVELVESLKKFCASTRLPPTPLLLFPEEEATNGREGLLRFSSWPFSIQDVVQPLTLQVQRPLVSVTVSDASWVSELLWSLFVPFTVYQVRWLHPVHRQPGEEHEEFARRVQQLVAKELGQTGTRLTPADKAEHMKRQRHPRVRPQSAQSSFPSPPSPSSDGQLTTLAQSVKEVLPHVPLSVIQRDLARTGCVDLTITNLLEGAVAFMPEDVTEGTQSLSTASAPKFPSSGLVTPQPTALTFAKSSWARQESLQERKQALYEYARRRFRERQAQEAD
- the Aup1 gene encoding lipid droplet-regulating VLDL assembly factor AUP1 isoform X2 — translated: MEPPPAPGPERLFDSHRLPSDGFLLLALLLYAPVGLCLLVLRLFLGLHVFLVSCALPDSVLRRFVVRTMCAVLGLVARQEDSGLRDHRVRVLISNHVTPFDHNMVNLLTTCSTPLLNSPPSFVCWSRGFMEMDRRVELVESLKKFCASTRLPPTPLLLFPEEEATNGREGLLRFSSWPFSIQDVVQPLTLQVQRPLVSVTVSDASWVSELLWSLFVPFTVYQVRWLHPVHRQPGEEHEEFARRVQQLVAKELGQTGTRLTPADKAEHMKRQRHPRVRPQSAQSSFPSPPSPSSDGQLTTLAQSVKEVLPHVPLSVIQRDLARTGCVDLTITNLLEGAVAFMPEDVTEGTQSLSTASAPKVRATSSQGQDLGHSMGV